The Nitrospiraceae bacterium genome segment GTCATGGTTCTATCTGTATCTCGTGAACGTACGAGGCTTCGATCTCCTCCGTGGCGGGCTTTACGCAGCAGCGCCCTTCCTGGTCATGCTCGTCTTCTGTCCACTGGGCGGATGGATGACCGATCGACTGGCCACACGATACGGCGTCAGGAATGGACGTGTCTGGGCAGGCATGACCGGCATGGGCCTCGCCGGACTGACCGTCGCACTCGGCGGGTATGTCGACTCGCCGTGGTTGGCCGTAGCTAGTCTCTCATTGGGCGCGGGCTGGCTATATTTCGCCGTCGGTGCCTATTGGGCTTCGACCACTGATCTATCGAAAACATACGCCGGTACGCTATCGGGGCTCATGAACACCGGCGCCAACCTGGGTGGCGCCCTTTCTCCAACAGTGACTCCGTGGCTCGCCGATCACTGGGGATGGCCGGTATCGCTCCTCGTCGCGGCGTTGATCGCACTGGCTGGTGCGCTGATGTGGCTCAGGATTGATCCGGGCAAGGGGCTAGAGGCCAGGGGCTAGAGGAACTGAACGCAAAGCCTGTCTTATTTCTCTTGCCCTTCGCCGAGTGTCTCTTGCCGCTCATAGCTCGCGCTTGATACAGTGCCGCCATGACGATGGAATTCAAGAAAATCGACCCGCGTGTCACCATCACGACCAAATTCGGGGAGATCAAGATTCGCTTCTATCCAGAAGACGCTCCGCGCCATTTGGACAATTTTCTCAAGCTTGCCAAGATGGGGTTTTACGACGGGACGACCTTTCACCGGATCGTTCCCGGTTTCATCATTCAAGGCGGCGACCCCTTGAGCAAAGAACCGGATCGAAGCAGGCACGGGTCAGGGGGGCCCGGCTATTGGCTGAACCCGGAACCGAGTGACCGCCCGCACAAACGAGGCGCGGTCTCCATGGCAAAGACGCCGCGGGATGGCACGAGCACGCGCGATTTCAACGACAACGGCTCACAATTTTTCATCTGCCTGGCGGACAACAGCGGATTGGATCGACGTTATAGCGTCTTTGGGGAAGTGTTCCGTGGCATGGATGTGGTCGACAAGATTGCCGCGGTTCCGCGCGACGAGTTTGACAATCCAGTCGAACCGATCGAGATAAAAATGACGGTGAAGGAGTGATATCGTGGTCATCAATCAGCTATCAGCCGGCAGCTCTGATTGCAGAGCTGTATGATCCATTTTTGTTAGCTGATAGTTGAGGGCTGACTGCTGACAGCTAGAAGAACGCCATGCTGGCGTACGTCACCGTCGAATTGTATTGATCGGTGATCCCGCGGTCGTACCGCAAAACCTGCCCTGACTCTGCCTCGATCAACCGCAGCAAGGAATAAATGGGGGCGAACCCTGAAATGCGTCGTTGATCGTTTTCCTTGATGATGTAGTTCGCGAACTCGTCCGGTTTCCGCTCTTCAACCGGTTTCAACATTTCCAAATCGTGCTGCATTGCGCGGTGAAAGGAAAAGTCGGTCGGCGGTTCCTTGTCCCCATATCGCATTCCGAGGTGAGCCAGTTCTGCCGCCGCAATCATGCAATGGTCCCGCCCCGATCCGGTTAAGATGTCGCGCAGGCCTCCGAGGAAAGTCTCCACGGACTGCCTCACGTGTTGATCTGAGAGACTGAGTGCTGAAAACGAACAAAGGATCGGCACGATCGTGAACGGCTTCTTGGTTCCAACGACGTGTTGCAGAAATGGCAGTTGAAATTCGATAGCATGTTCCGCCTGATGGCAGAGGTCTCCGGCAAACACCATTGGGAATCTTTCTTTGATTGTCGAGAGAACTGCCCGATCTGATCGCACCACGCCTAGAGGGGTTTCAAAATCTTTGTCCGTCACGGCGAACAGATTGTCCAATCCGGCGTAGGCGGTTCCGATGACCACGTACAAATCCGGCTGCGTCGCCTCCTGCAACTCCTTATAGGCCCAGGCATAAATGGGACCGGCTTGCTTGAGGTCATAGGTCGGCGCGACAAGTCCCTTAATCTTCTTCCCCCGATGCTCGGACGCCTTGAAATCCGGCCCCTCCTTCGACGTAAAGAAATTCTCGATCTGCTTCGCCAGTTTGGCCCCATCGGCTTCATAGCTCCTTCCCGCAAAAGCCGCAGGACGCAGCGGACTCTGACGATAGAAACTGCGAGCCTGCTGCTTGGCTGCCTCAGCCCGTTCGCCTTCCAAGAACAGTTTCTGATCCAGATCAGCTACGAGCTGCTCCACCTTATTCGGCATGAGGAATTCGCCGAATCGTTTCAGGTAGAGGCCGACGATATCCTGAAGCGAGTGTTCGCCGTCAAAATGCTGGACGATGAAGAAATAATTGAGGGGGAGGACGAGCTTGTCTTTGCTCAACCCGGAGGGATCCCACAGGACGATATATTGCTCCTCTCCCTCTTTAACGGGGGAGAACTGGAGATTCCGCAGAACCGGATACTGTTTGGGATCGTTCGTGGTGGTCATCGTCATGGTACGAGCGGCCATTGTAACGGACCACTTTTCTGACCTGCAACGGGAAAGGAGGCTGTTACTACTTGTCCGGAGGCGTGCCTTGGGCGCGTCCGTTCAGGTAGACCAGGGTTCCCACGGTCAGCAAGAGAAGCCAGACGGTGGGTCTGCCATAGGAGGGATTGGAGAATTCGATCAGATCAGTCAGCCGACCAATCAGCAGGGACATACGGGCCATCACCGTGTAGCCAAACGCCGCGCCGAAGGCAATCATGAGGAAAAGAATTCCCGTCCGGGCCACCGCTTTACCCGGCCCTGTATGCTCGACCGAGAAGAAGAAGTAGAACAGGACGGAGCTGACCCCGAGCAAAATAATTATTGTGTTTAGACCACTGGCAGGGTTTAGAACGTTCCAGGTAAACGTGAGGCCCTCTCCCGGCACGAGCATCATCAATGGGCGAACCGTGTCTTCTATCTGTTTAAGAATGTACGATGAGATCACTCGTGGAATGGCTAAGCCAGACCCGACCCCGACAATGAAGGCAAAGGCATAGCGAGAGAGCCACGAGGCCTTGGGCGCATAGCGTGTCAGCATCAACGACCCGATGGCGACAGGGATCAGCAGCGCAATTTCACCTTGCTCAAAGATGGGTTTTAGAATGAGGTGGACCAGCACTGTGTCATAGGCCTTGACAATCGTATAGCCGACCGACACACCGACATAGAGATGTTCGGCCAATTTGAAGAGCGGATTGTCCCTGTAGAGGAAGGACAGGATGAACAGGGTCAGTCCTGTTGCCACCCATGCTCCCAAGATTGACTCATCCATCGCTGATCCTTCCTTTATCGGACCTGTCCCTGTTGCCGGCCCTGCTGCCGTATTGAAAAGTAGAAGATATTGCAGAGCACAACCAGCACGACGATCGCCACGTGCGTAACTGATTGTGCATCCATCCCGGCCACAGCCCGTCCCTTCTGTCCGATGAGGCTTTCGTATTCCGCTGCGCCGCGCAGCCCGCCGATTAAGCCGTTGATCTGGCCGCTCCGCAATAGGGGATACAGGCCCGGGGCTATCACGCCTGTACACCCGCCACCCAACTCGAATTTGTATTTGTCCTTGCCGAACACGTACCAGGCCTCGACTCCGGGATTCCCGGCCGCGAGGCTGATCGCATAGCTCACATCCTTGAGGCTCTGCACACCGTCCAAGACCGGCTGACCCTTCGTCGGCTTTCCGTTATAGTCGCTCGGGAATGAGGTGTAGAGGTCCTGCCCCATGTTGATGATGACGGCTGAGCCGCCTGGACTCCACCCAAGAAACACGTAGTCCTTGCCTTTTTCTTTTCCCGTCTCTTTGGCAACTTGAGTCACCAGCTGATCGGCCATCCCGGTGCCGGATACCCATAAGGTCATGGCGATGACGCGGAGGTTCTTCCGGAAAGCATGGCGTAACAGGGCAATGGCCTGAGGGTGCAGTTCCGGTTTCGATGCCGGATCGAAATCCAGCGACAAGAGAAAGACAGACCCTTCCGGAAGCTTATCGATGTAGTCATAGACACTCCGCACTTCAGGAGAAATCTTGATTGGGAGTCCGACCGGATAGAGCAAGGGCAAGAGCGTGCAGAGACCGATCACCAAAAAGATGATCCGTCGATCGATCTTGAGCATGCGTTCGGCGAAAGCCATAGAATCGTTGAACGTGAATCGTTAACCGTGAAATCCTCTTGCGTTTAACAAAGAACGTTTAACGTCCCCCTCCTACTCTTTGCCGCCGCCCAGGTACGACCGTTCAATGCCGAAGATAATCTTCAGGGACAGGGCAACGGCCCCAAGACTGACCCCGATCAAGATTGCTCTCCTGACTGACGCATTAAGCACGTTAAGAATCCATTGCGAAACGTCCCCGCTCAACGGGATCAGATATTCTCCCAGCGGCACACGTCCCATCATGACGATCACCGCCGCGATTAATAGCACTGCTGCTTCCCGGCTTCGCGCCCGGAAGGATCGATAGGCGGCGGAGGCAATAAAGAACGCGAGGATCGCAAACATGGTTCCCTGCAACGGCACCATCATGAAGTTATAGACCCATCCGAAGGCGGTCGAAACTCCATCGGCACCACTTTCTTTGCCGCCTGCGATGAGTCCCACCGTAATCGTGCCGAGCATGCCGGCATAGAGCACGACGCTGTAGCCCCATCCCACTTCTTTCCGCCGGATCTTCACCGCATGGAGATGAAACAGGCTCGTCACCCCAAGCACCAGGGCAAAGCCGCCAATGATCTGGAGCCATTTCGTCGCAGAGGTGAGCAGCAATTCTGACGAAGGATGCGGTACATAGTATTGGGCCGCGAACACCAACCCGGTGATCAAGGTGATGAAAAGCGGAACTTGCCGGCGTAAGAAGATCATTTCACGTCCTTAAAGAAATCCAGAAACAGCTGCGGCCACTCCATTTGGAAGACGACGCCGACAGTTGCCAGCAGGGTCCCCACTCCAATCACGGTCAACAACACCGCCTTCCCGATATCCTGTCCGCGCAACGTACCGATCTGGATCGGTTCTCTCGATAGGTAGGCACTCGCCGCGTAGAGCTCTTCACCGATCAACGTATAGTCGCAGGTCGTCACGAAGAATGGCAGTTGATGATCAGAGTCGGTCCCTGCAATCTGAATCGCTCCGGTGCTGGCCCCTGTCTCCGTCAGCAGCAGCGATTCGGCAAAGTACGCCCCCATGAAAAAATTCGCCGCCGGTTTCTTACGGAGCATGATGCCGTCGACAGCCGCGGTATAGCTGAACTGGTCGGAGGTAATAAAGAAGTTGGCATCTTCCTTGAAGAGGTCCGGCTTGCCTGCCTCGAGATAGGCCTGCTTGGTGATTTCCTGGCAGACAGCCATGGTAATCGGATCACGATGCGGCACCATCAATTCCGTTTCATAGGCGGCGGTCCGTTTTGCAACCCGGCCCAGGATCACGGCCGCCGCAATGGTAGACGGATCACTCATATCGTGCGCACCGGTCAGATACAGAATCGGCTTGCCCAACTCGGTCGACCGGCCGATCGCTTCATCCACCGCGTCGAGGCCGGGAATCCGGCGAAGAAAAATGTCACGCCGCTTGGCTTGGCTGATCGTATAAAACACCAGCCCGCCGAAGGACAGGGCTATCAGGAGATTATTGACTTCGTTCCAATTAAACCAATTTGGCTGCGGGGTCGCGTGCATCACCGGAGAGAAGGTGCGTGTGTCCCCCCTGATCGTCGCGACCGCTACGGAGTAGCCATTGCCGTCCTTGAGCTCGATCCCCTTGCCGCTCCTGATGACAAACAAGTGGTCCGTCGGCTCTCCCTTACGGGTCCACCAGGGAAGCCGAGTCTGTTGAACTAAACTTCTATTCGCAGGAAATTCAGCGACTACTTTCATCGCGGCGGGATCGGTTACTGTCGTCCCTTCCGCCATCAGCACCTGGTATCGTACGTCTGGCCCGTCATAGGAGGCGGCGGGCCACAAGACCGTCAAACTTCCTCCGCCATCGCTGGGAGTATCGTACAGGTCAAGACTTTGTGGCGGCGGAAGCGAAGTCTGAGCGTTGGGAACTGAGGGAAAGAGAAGCGAGACGGTTAGTGGAAGCAGGAAGACCGGAACGCTGGTCAACCGTCTCATCATGCCGCTATGCACCCTCGATCACTTCAATGTTCGCCCGTGGAATGACAGTCGTCTGTCCGTCATGGAACTTCACCTCGAGCACCCGTACTTCGCTTTCGGTCGGGATCTTTTGCAAGTCCGGAGGAAGCGCGGAAACCTGCCCTATCTTGCCGAACAGAGGATCACGGATGATTCGAACCGGATCGCCGATGCGTATCCCTTCGCGCTGGACAGTTGCTGTCGCCGCCCCCGATACAGTCCCGGCCTCCTTGGGAATGATAATCTCCGGCCTGATCACACCGGCTCGGATCTGTGTCGAGCCGGAGATCGAGGCCTTCTGCCCCACATGCGCCGACAACAGGGCAAAGGTCTTCTGCGCCATCGGGATCGTGCCGAATCCTTCCGTCAGAATCAATGTAAATCCCACCTGCTCCGTACCAGTGATCGCCACGCCAAGGTCATAGCCCAAGAGGGCGCGCAGATCCTTATCATGAATCCCACCCACGACCAACCCGGCAAGACCAGATTGTTTGGCTTTCGTCAGTGTTTCAGCCGGGAGAAACGAGCCACCGACCACGATCCTGCCCTTCATGTCGGCGGTCAAATGGTTCGGGGTCAGCACATCATCGGGCGATTTCGCTGCCACGAACACGGTTCCCCAGGTTTCTCCGCCAATGCCGAAGATTCCTTGGATCAACGTGCAGGTTGTCTCGACGGTCACGCCCTGTTTGGGCTGCACCTCCACGACCGAACCATCCACATAACCGAGGACATCGAGAACCTGAGGCGGCTCACGCAGCAACACCTGCCCGGTGACAATCGACAGCGATTCCACCGTCCCGGTGACAGGAGACCGAATCTCGGTCTTAAACCATTTAATCAGCGGCTTGTTCTCCGCCAGGATTTCGTCTTTCTGAATCGATTCGCCTTCTTTCTTGACCAGATACTCCTTGATTTCTTCCGGCGCGATGCTGAGTTGATTCGCCAGATTCAGGGGATAGACTTTTCCCGGCAATTCGGCTCTCGCCACCGGTTGATTCGCCTGCACCCGGTCGCCGGCCTGCACTAAGACCTTTCCGGGAATCGGCAATTGGCGCCGACGGCGGATCACGGCCTGCTCGGTAACGGTCAAACCTGGTGTGTAGGAATGAGCCATATCAAAACTTTTGGCTAGAGGCACGAGGCAAGGGGCTAGAGGAAACACAATCCGTCCTATCGCCTCTAGCCTCGCGCCCCTCGCCTATACTTTCGGGTACAGATCCACCGCTTTGAACCACTGTATCAGCGCCGCGATCCTCGTCTGCTCATCAACTGGAAGCTGCAGTGGTCGTCCACGACCGTCGAGCATCACGCCGACCACGCCGCCCTGCACTTCTCGTGAAACCGAGACGCCCGGGCCCGCTCCGAGATCGACCTGCTTCGCCGGCTGCATGGTGATTGTGGCCTTCTGATTTAGCCCGAGCGGGAAGTGTCGCAGTTCGCCCATCTTCAATTGGTCCTTCACCACCCGACCATCAGGAAAGGTCATCCCGTAATCCGCCAGACGCTCGCCGTCCTTTACCCGACCAATCGGAGCCACGCAGGTGCCAAGATAGACCATGCAGTCTCGCACGAAAACGTCAGTTGCCGCCTTCTCATCGATTGTCGACAGGACGCCGAGGTGCGGCATCATGAAGATGCTATCGACCGACAACATAGTGAAGCCGAGCGGCTCGTACGCATCGACCATCATCAGCATCGCCTGAACCCGCCGCGGGGCGTGCGAAAGAATTCCGCCGCTGCCGACGATCAGATCGAGCTTCAGCATGTCGATGAGGGTCTTGCCGGACGTCTGCTGCTCGAAGACGTCGGAAATCGTCCGTTCCTGCTGCACGCCTTTGAGACCGGTCGCCAGCGATTTGTGATGAATCAGCGCAAGCCGAAGAGCCTCGCGCGCAATAGCCTGCTCAATTTGCAGTTCATCGAGTGTCTGCGGGATGGTCGTCGGGCGGATCATCTTGTTCTTGATACGATTGCGCAGGGTCTGTTCATCGATCCCAAACGGCACCCATCGCATGATATTCGGAAGTCCGGCTTCGGCCAGCACGTTCGAGACGCTATAAGACATTCCGAGATTGGCGCTCACCGTTCGGTTAAACACCCCGCCGAAGACCGAAAACACATCGGTCGTTGCTCCGCCGATATCGACGCCGATCAAGTTCAGGTGCTCACGCTTCGCGATCGTCTCCATGATGACGCCGACTGCCGCAGGAGTTGGCATGATCGGCGCGTCGGTCATCTCGATCAGCTTCTTGTACCCTGGTGCCTGCTGCATGACATGTTCAAGAAACAAATCGTGGATCTTATGGCGAGCTGGCGCGAGGTTCTCACGCTCAAGGACCGGCCTGATGTTCTCCGTCACCTCCAAGGCCGCCTTTTCTCCGAGAATCGTCCTCACCTGCTCCTGCGCATCCTTATTGCCTGCATAAATCAACGGAAGCTTGTAGGTTGCACCGAACCGCGGCCGTGGTTCTGCCGCCGCGACATATTCAGCCATCTCAACCACGTGTGTAACGGCACCCCCGTCCGTCCCGCCGGACATCAGAATCATGTCCGGTCGCATGGAACGAATGCGCTCGATCTTTTCATGCGGCAGCCGGCCATCGTTCGACGCCAGCACATCGATCACGATGGCTCCGGCGCCAAGGGCCGCCCGTTGCGCACTCTCTCCTGTCATGTTCTGCACCACTCCGGTCACCATCATCTGCAAGCCACCGCCGGCACTGCTGGTTGAAATGTACATATCGACGCCGGTTTTCGGGTCGCCTTGAGCGGCCCGGTTGGGTGTCAGAATCTTGTCGCCGTCGAGGATCTTGCGCCCGGAGAGTTCCTCGATTTCGGCAATCGCATTCAAGACGCCGCGCGTGACGTCTTCAAATGGTGCCTCAACCGTGGTCGGCGCTTCACCACGATACGTCTGACGGTACTCTTCGCCCACTTTCTCGATGAGAATGGCTTTCGTGGTGGTGCTGCCGCAGTCGGTCGCAACGATGACGTTTAACGGAGAGATGGTCTTGGCCGGGTGTTCAGATGCCATCAGCAGCGTACCTGACCAAGACCGCGTTGCTCGACTTTCATGAGTCGTGAGACACAAGAAGTTCGGAACGGGATACGCTTCACGAGTAACGATTCACGCCCGAGCGTCATTGAGCCGCCGCGCCTTTCAGAGCAGTGCGGGTCTCGATCAAGGCAAGGAGGCGAGGGATCGTCTCGCGCCGTTCGAGTAGATGAGCGATCTGTGAAACGTCTTGGGCGTTGAAAGCGATCTCGATGATGGGTGTAAAAAAATGCAGCGCTTGGCTACCGAGAAAGTTCATGGGACCGAGTGATTCAAGAAACACCGTCGCCGGAGCCGCCATCTTCCCGTTTACCACGGCATCCGCGACCCGCTCAAGCAATGCCAGATCCTCGGTGGTGAAGACTTCGGTTTCGATTGTCGTTGAAAAGGCATGCGCGAACCCCTGACGAACCCTGGTCCATGTCTGTGCGAGCGACGCTTTGGCGAAGGAGATCATAACCGTGTGGAAGGACGGCTGAAATCACTCGTGAAAATTCATTATATGGAGGGGGTGAAACAGAGTCAATTCTTCGACAATCGTGTGGTCTCCGTGAGAAAGAACGCCGATCGAACCGCTCCTACTCTTGCGTCTGCTGCCCTATTTTACCTTCCGTTCCCTTCCATAACCGAACGATGTTGTCCTTGTGCTTGAACCAAATCAGCGCACTGACGATCACTGAGAAAACGAGAAATTCCTGTCGCTGTTCGTTGACGATCGCCACCACCGGAAACACCCCGAATGCTGCGAGCGCCCCCGCAGAGGAGTAGCGCCAGATTGCCACCGTTCCGAGCCAGATCAACAACAAGAGTACCCCCATCGATGGCGAGAGACCCAGTACCGATCCCAGCGCCGTTGCCACCCCCTTGCCTCCTTTGAAGCTCAGGAATGGCGAAAAGACATGACCAAGAATCGGCGAGATCGCGACCACCATGATGAGAGGCTCATCGGTGAGCCACTGCATGGCGGCCCAACCCATGACCCACCCTTTACCCATGTCGCCAAGCAGAGTCAGAACACCGGCTTTCGTGCCGGATGCGCGAAGCACGTTGGTGAAGCCGACATTCTTGCTGCCGACCGTACGCGGATCGGCCAGACCCATCGCCTTTGACACGACAAGGCCGAACGGAATGGCGCCGAGCCCATACCCAGCTACAGCCATAAG includes the following:
- a CDS encoding peptidylprolyl isomerase, which encodes MTMEFKKIDPRVTITTKFGEIKIRFYPEDAPRHLDNFLKLAKMGFYDGTTFHRIVPGFIIQGGDPLSKEPDRSRHGSGGPGYWLNPEPSDRPHKRGAVSMAKTPRDGTSTRDFNDNGSQFFICLADNSGLDRRYSVFGEVFRGMDVVDKIAAVPRDEFDNPVEPIEIKMTVKE
- a CDS encoding DUF6754 domain-containing protein, encoding MMRRLTSVPVFLLPLTVSLLFPSVPNAQTSLPPPQSLDLYDTPSDGGGSLTVLWPAASYDGPDVRYQVLMAEGTTVTDPAAMKVVAEFPANRSLVQQTRLPWWTRKGEPTDHLFVIRSGKGIELKDGNGYSVAVATIRGDTRTFSPVMHATPQPNWFNWNEVNNLLIALSFGGLVFYTISQAKRRDIFLRRIPGLDAVDEAIGRSTELGKPILYLTGAHDMSDPSTIAAAVILGRVAKRTAAYETELMVPHRDPITMAVCQEITKQAYLEAGKPDLFKEDANFFITSDQFSYTAAVDGIMLRKKPAANFFMGAYFAESLLLTETGASTGAIQIAGTDSDHQLPFFVTTCDYTLIGEELYAASAYLSREPIQIGTLRGQDIGKAVLLTVIGVGTLLATVGVVFQMEWPQLFLDFFKDVK
- a CDS encoding glutamate mutase L, translated to MASEHPAKTISPLNVIVATDCGSTTTKAILIEKVGEEYRQTYRGEAPTTVEAPFEDVTRGVLNAIAEIEELSGRKILDGDKILTPNRAAQGDPKTGVDMYISTSSAGGGLQMMVTGVVQNMTGESAQRAALGAGAIVIDVLASNDGRLPHEKIERIRSMRPDMILMSGGTDGGAVTHVVEMAEYVAAAEPRPRFGATYKLPLIYAGNKDAQEQVRTILGEKAALEVTENIRPVLERENLAPARHKIHDLFLEHVMQQAPGYKKLIEMTDAPIMPTPAAVGVIMETIAKREHLNLIGVDIGGATTDVFSVFGGVFNRTVSANLGMSYSVSNVLAEAGLPNIMRWVPFGIDEQTLRNRIKNKMIRPTTIPQTLDELQIEQAIAREALRLALIHHKSLATGLKGVQQERTISDVFEQQTSGKTLIDMLKLDLIVGSGGILSHAPRRVQAMLMMVDAYEPLGFTMLSVDSIFMMPHLGVLSTIDEKAATDVFVRDCMVYLGTCVAPIGRVKDGERLADYGMTFPDGRVVKDQLKMGELRHFPLGLNQKATITMQPAKQVDLGAGPGVSVSREVQGGVVGVMLDGRGRPLQLPVDEQTRIAALIQWFKAVDLYPKV
- the amrB gene encoding AmmeMemoRadiSam system protein B yields the protein MTMTTTNDPKQYPVLRNLQFSPVKEGEEQYIVLWDPSGLSKDKLVLPLNYFFIVQHFDGEHSLQDIVGLYLKRFGEFLMPNKVEQLVADLDQKLFLEGERAEAAKQQARSFYRQSPLRPAAFAGRSYEADGAKLAKQIENFFTSKEGPDFKASEHRGKKIKGLVAPTYDLKQAGPIYAWAYKELQEATQPDLYVVIGTAYAGLDNLFAVTDKDFETPLGVVRSDRAVLSTIKERFPMVFAGDLCHQAEHAIEFQLPFLQHVVGTKKPFTIVPILCSFSALSLSDQHVRQSVETFLGGLRDILTGSGRDHCMIAAAELAHLGMRYGDKEPPTDFSFHRAMQHDLEMLKPVEERKPDEFANYIIKENDQRRISGFAPIYSLLRLIEAESGQVLRYDRGITDQYNSTVTYASMAFF
- the plsY gene encoding glycerol-3-phosphate 1-O-acyltransferase PlsY, which encodes MDDRFLWILMAVAGYGLGAIPFGLVVSKAMGLADPRTVGSKNVGFTNVLRASGTKAGVLTLLGDMGKGWVMGWAAMQWLTDEPLIMVVAISPILGHVFSPFLSFKGGKGVATALGSVLGLSPSMGVLLLLIWLGTVAIWRYSSAGALAAFGVFPVVAIVNEQRQEFLVFSVIVSALIWFKHKDNIVRLWKGTEGKIGQQTQE